Genomic segment of Chitinophaga varians:
ATACGAGGCCGCAACCATTGCTAAAAAAGCGGAAGGGCATTACAGCATCGCCTATGGCCTGTATGCCTGCCTGATGGGCGTTCCGTTACCGGAAGCATTGTATGCTTTTTATTATAACGCTGCCGTAGGCATGGTCACCAATGCTGTGAAACTGGTGCCGCTGGGGCAGCTGGACGGGCAGGACGTTCTGTTCCGCATGCAGCCGGTGATCCGGTCGCTGGTGAATACCACGATGGAACTGGACAGGGACCTCGTAGGCGTGTGCAACATTGGCTTCGATATCCGCTGTATGCAGCATGAACAGCTGTATTCCAGGCTTTATATGTCTTAATTAACAACAACGAAATAATTACTATGAGCGACAGAAAATATGTGAAAATAGGCGTGGCCGGCCCGGTAGGTTCCGGTAAAACCGCCCTGATAGAACGGTTGTCCCGTGCACTGATGAACACCTACGACATGGGCGTGATCACCAACGATATTTATACTAAGGAAGATGCCGAGTTCCTCACCAAAAACAGCCTGCTTCCCAAAGAGCGTATTATCGGTGTGGAAACCGGCGGTTGCCCGCATACGGCCATCCGCGAAGATGCCAGCATGAACCTCGAGGCAGTGGATGAAATGGCGGCACGTTTCCCCGATATTGAACTGATACTGATCGAAAGCGGTGGCGATAACCTCTCTGCTACTTTCAGTCCCGACCTGGCAGATGTGACCATCTTCGTGATCGATGTGGCGGAAGGTGATAAGATCCCCCGCAAAGGCGGTCCCGGCATCACCCGCTCCGACCTGCTGGTGATCAATAAAATTGACCTGGCGCCTTATGTGCATGCAGACCTCGGCGTGATGGAACGGGACGCCCGTAAAATGCGTGCAGGCAAACCATTTGTGTTTACCAACCTGATGTCTTTACAGGGACTGGACACCGTGATTGGTTGGATTAAAAAATACGCCCTGCTGGAAGAAGCCGAAGAACCGGCATTGGTAAGGTAATGCGCAATTGAATTATAATGAACAAACTCAGTTTAATAAGCGGGTACAAAAACGGGCGTTCCTGGCTGAAGGACAGCTACTGCACCCGGCCATTCAAATTGGCCAATGTAGGCATCTACCGGCAGGACCCGGCTTTGTACCTGATGGTGATGAGCTCTTCGCCGGGCATACTGGACGGAGATCATTATGATATCGATATCCGCACAGAGCCGCACAGTAAACTGCAATTGCAGTCGCAGTCCTATCAGCGGTTGTTCAATATGAAAACCGGGGCGCAGCAGCAACAGCGTATCCATATGGAAGCACAGAGCATATTCAGCTACGTGCAGCATCCGGTGGTGCCGCATGAAAATGCTGTGTTCAAATCACATACTGTAGCGCATATGGAAGACGACTGCCAGTTTACTTTCGGTGAGATCATCACCTGTGGCCGCAAACATTCCGGTGAAGTGTTCCGTTTTTCCAAACTGCACAACATCACCGAAATATACCACCGCGGGAAACTCATCCTGAAAGATAACCTGCTGCTGCAACCGCAGCTGTTGCCCATGCAGGCCATCGGGCAGATGGAAGGGTACACTCATCAGGCCACATTGCTACATATCAATACCGGCGCTGCTGATATGGAAACACCGCTGACCGCGTTGCGGCAGATGCTGGAGGAAGAGCAGGGCATAACAGGCGGCGTGTCGCTGCCGGACGCCCGTTGCCTCGTGGTACGTATACTCGGCAACGGGGGCGAACAATTGTACAACTGCCTGCGGAAAATGCAACAGTATTTCTGGCAACATGCCGGGGATAAAATTGTCAACGAAACACTTAAAACAGCTATTGCATGAATATAGGATTAACAACGCTGGTGGTATCTGCCGTGACAATCAGTTGCCTGCATACTGCCACCGGCCCGGACCACTACCTGCCATTCATTGTGCTGTCCCGTTCCAAAAAATGGACTATGTCCAAAACGATATTCTGGACGGTGCTTTGCGGCTTCGGACATATTCTCAGCTCGGTGGTGATTGGATTGATTGGCGTATTGCTTGGCTGGCAACTGTCGAAGCTGACGTGGTTCCAGGACGTAAGAGGCAATATGTCCGGCTGGTGCCTGCTGGGCTTCGGCGTAGTATATCTGTTGTGGGGGCTGCGGCAGGCTTATCTCAACAAGCCCCACAAACATTTCGATGTATATGAAGGCGGCGATATTTATGTGTACGAACACCGGCATGGCGATATCGTTTACCCGCAAAACCGTGTGAAGGTAACACCCTGGATATTGTTCGCCATTTTTGTGATGGGGCCCAGTGAGCCGCTGGTGCCGCTGCTGTTCTATTCCGGTTCACACCGTTCCTCGCTGGAAGTAGTGGTGCTCATCAGTGTTTTTACCGTTACTACCGTGCTTACCATGCTGGCCATGGTGCTGATTGGCTGTTATGGTTATTCCTTTCTGAAAACAGATAAACTCGAAAGATATGTACACGCCATTGGCGGCGCCGTAGTCACCATGTGCGGCATCGGTATGGTGTTCCTCGGGTGGTAAAAAATAAATTCTAACCAATCATCTTTATTATTCTCTAAACAAAAAAAGTGACACAACGGAAACCAATTGCGCTTCCCTGCCTCAGGGGGATAGGGCAGATCATGCTTCAAAACAACGCGTGGACAGGTACGCTATTTCTTGCAGGAATTTTCTATGATTCAATGTTGATGGGCTTTGCGGCCGTTGTAGCAGTAGTTACCGGCACCCTGACAGCCAGACTGCTTCGTTATGATGAAGCGGACATTGAAGCCGGCTTGTACGGTTTTAGTGCCACACTGGTGGGAGTGGCGCTGACCTTCTACTTCAACCCGGTACCGCTGGTATGGGCAGCTGTAGTGCTGGGCTCCGTGGCAGCCACGTGGTTACAGCATCAGTTCATTCGCCGTGGCTGGCCGGGATTCACCTTTCCCTTCATCCTGGTGACGTGGATATTACTGTACCTGTTTCATCATGTATACCAGCCGGGAGCGGCCGCCTCTGTGGCCGGTGCTATGCCGGTCAGCGATGACTTCACCACGGCTACCAATGGTTTCGGCGAAGTGATTTTCCAGGGCAGCGTAATAGCGGGCATCATCTTCTTTGTTGCCGTGTTTATCAGTTCACCGACAGCAGGATTGTATGGCGTATGTGCGTCTCTGTTAGGTGCCTTTATTTCGCTGGAATTTGCGGAGCCGGCCACGGATATTCACATGGGATTGTTTAGCTTTAACGCTGTGTTGTGTGCCATTACCTTTGCCGGCAATAAGCCCCGCGATGGCATATGGGTGCTGTTTTCCGTTGTGCTTTCTGTATTATTGGACGTGGGGATGCTGCAGCAGCATATGGCTGTGTTGACCTTCCCGTTTGTAGCCGCTTGTTGGATTACACTGGGAATGCAGCATCTTCTTCAAAAGATGGGGATCAAAATCAAAGACTGACAGATGAAAAAAGTATTTCTCGCAATTGGGCTGCTGGCCGCATGGCAGCAGCTGCTGGCACAGCAACCGGCGGACAGCGCCCATACGCAACTGAAACAGATTGTTGTCAGCGCACCGCGGATAGAAAAAGCGATGATGCACGTTGACCTGAAGAAGATTCCTGTAAACACTGCGCAGGACCTGCTTCGCAAAGTACCGGGACTGTTCATTTCACAACACGCCGGCGGCGGGAAGGCAGAACAGATCTTCCTGCGTGGTTTTGACTGTGACCATGGCACGGATGTTAATATCTCTGCCGACGGGATACCGGTCAATATTGTATCCCATGCACATGGACAGGGTTATTCAGATCTGCATTTCCTGATACCGGAAACCGTTGAAAGCATTGACTTTGGCAAGGGCGCCTATTACCCGGAAAAAGGTGATTTTAACACTGCCGGTTATGTGAACTTTGCCACCTATGACCACCTGGAAAACAGCCTGATCAAAGCAGAAGGCGGTTCCTTTAATACCATGCGGCTGGCAGGCGTGTTTAACCTGCTGGCAGATAAAAGCGCGGCTAAACGTAACGCCTATATTGCTACTGAGTATAACTATACCAATGGCCCGTTTGACGTACAACAGCAGTTCAGCCGTTTTAACCTGTTCGGCAAATACAACCAGTGGCTGAATGATAAAGACTATATTTCCTTCCAGGCATCCACTTTTACTTCCGGCTGGAACGCCTCTGGCCAAATCCCGGAAAGGGCCGTGGCAGAAGGGCTGATCAGCCGCTGGGGCTCTGTTGACCCAACGGAAGGCGGCAATACTTCCCGTACCAATGTCGCGTTGACTTACAAGCATCAGGCCAGTGCCGATGAATCGTGGCAGAGCTTTTTCTTTTACAGCCATTACCAGTTCAACCTGTATTCCAACTTTACTTTTTTCCTGAAAGACCCTGTGTATGGCGATGAGATACAGCAGAAAGACGACCGCAGCATCTATGGGTTTGAACAGCAGTACACGCATGACTATACTATCGGCAACAGCCGGCTCACATGGCAGTCCGGCGCCGGGTTGCGCCTGGATGATATCCGGGACCTGGAGCTGAACCATGTCTATCGTCGTGATACCTTGCTCAACAGGCTGGCCTGGGGCAGCGGCCGTGAAACTAACCTACACGCCTATACGGGACTGACCTGGCACACCGGCCATTGGCGCATTAATCCTGCTGTGCGGCTAGATCATTTTATTTTCAACTACCAGGACAAACTAAAACCTGCCGATGGTGGTCCGGGCGTTACCGCTACCCGCGTAAGCCCTAAGCTGAATTTTTCCTATTCCACCGGCAGTATGGCGCAGTGGTACCTGAAAACCGGTATGGGATTTCATTCCAACGATATGCGGGTGGTGATGCAACAGAACGGGAAAGACATATTGCCGTTTTCAGCCGGCGCGGACTTAGGCGTGGTGTTGAAACCAGTGCCTAACCTGTTAATCCAGCCAGCGCTGTGGTATCTGTACCTGCAACAGGAATTTGTATATGTAGGCGATGAAGCGGTGGTGGAGCCCTCCGGTAAAACGCGGCGTTTAGGCGTGGATGTGAGCGTCCGTTACCAGCCAGTAAAGTGGCTCTATCTAGATGCTGACGTGAACTATGCCAATGCCAGGGAGATAGGGCAGCCTAAAGGAGAGAACTACATACCACTGGCGCCGGTGCTGACCAGCACAGGTGGTATTGGCGTGAATCTGCCGATGGGCTTCTCCGCCAACCTGCGTTACCGTTATATGAAAGACCGGCCGGCAAATGAAGCCAACAGCCTCGTCGCCCGGGGATACTTCGTCAACGATCTGATGCTGGCGTATACACATCGCCAGTTCCAGTTTACCGTACAGGCGCAGAACTTGTTCAATGTGAACTGGAATGAAGCGCAGTTTGAAACCGAAACCCGCCTGCAACATGAATCCGACCCTGTGACGGACATGTGTTTTACGCCGGGTACGCCGTTTTACCTGAAAGCAGGTTTTGCTGTAAGATTTTAAATACTTCTCTTAATAACGGACATGCTTTAATAAAGCCTGAACAATATTCTGGCCCCGGGCTTCAGCCCGGGGTTTTCGTTTGTCCAAAAAAAGAATAATCCCCGTTTTTTAGGCTATTTCATAAAAAATCACTTACTTCACGTTAAAATGACGCAAACAGGTATGGCGAAATTATTTCACGAATACAAAAATCCATCATTGGCGGTAGACCTTGTGATATTCGGTTATCATGACAATACACTTTCCGTGCTGCTGCTCAACAGGAAAGAGGAGCCGTTTAAAGACTGCTGGACCCTGCCTGGTGGTTTTTTGCAGATGGAAGAAACATTTCTGGATACCTGTTATCGTATTCTGAAGACGAAGACAGGCATGGACGATGTGTTCCTGGAGCAATTGTATTCGTTCGATAATCCCGGCAGGGACCCGCGTGGCCGCGTCATCGCAGTGGGATATTATGCGCTGATCAATCCGGCCCGGTTCAATATTATCGCCGGCAGTATGGCCAACGACGTCAAATGGTTTGATGTGCATAAAATGCCGAAGCTTGGATTTGACCACCACGATATTTTCCAGCTGGCGCTGCAACGGCTAAAATCGAAGATCCTGTATGATCCTGTGGGCTTTGAGTTGTTGGATGAATTGTTCACCATCACTGAGCTGCACGAGCTGTACGAATGTATTCTCGAAACCACCATCGACCGCCGCAATTTCCGCCGCAAAATCCTGGACGCCGAATACGTGATCAACACCGGCACCAAAAGAGAAGGGCTACAGAACCGTCACCCCGAGTTATATAAATTCAATAAAAAACTGAAAAAGAACAGTTTTCAGATCAATGTTAATGTCTCATGAAACTAAAGACCGTTTCCTGGAAAAAGTTGCAGGAAACCTTACCGTCCTCCGGTAAACAGCTTATCGCCCAACAGACTGCCGATACACTGGTCGTGTACCAGGCCTTCCAACCCGCTATCGCCAACTATGCCGTTGCCCATCAGGCATTCGGCGGCAATGCCTACAGTTACGACCGTATGTCGTGGATCAAACCCAATTTCCTCTGGATGATGTACCGTTGCGGCTGGGCCGCCAAAGAAGGGCAGGAGCGGGTATTGGCTGTTCATCTCCCTAAAATATTTTTTGAAGAAATATTATCAAAGGCAGTCCCTTCTTCATACAAACCCTGGCTTTTCCCCGAAATGGACGCCTGGCAGTCCGCGTTAAAAACCAGTGATGTACGCCTGCAATGGGACCCCGACCATGACCCAAATGGCAACAAACTGGAGCGAAGGGCCATCCAGCTGGGGCTGCGCGGCGGCACCCTGAAGGAATTTGGCCAGCGGCAGATTGTCGCCATTGAAGATATCACAGACTTTGTAAAGGAACAGCACCTTGTATTGCAGCGTAATCCTGATGCCCTCGAGGTGCCGGAAGAAAGCCTGTACACGCTGGAAGATGCTGTTATCCGCAGTATCATTGATTTACATTAGACCAGTATGCTATGGAAAAACACAGCTACACCCCGGAGATTTTTACGTTGAAGAATTTTCTTTCCGCAGCAGAATGCCGTGGACTGATAGACCGAAGTGAGGCCATGGGCTACGAAGAAGCGACCGTGGACGTGGGCGGCGGGCAGCAACGGATGATCAAAGGTGTCCGGAATAACGAAAGGGTGTTGTATAAAGATGCAGCTTATGCTACCTTTATATGGGAAAGATTACGTTCCTATGCGCCGGAAGGCACCGACAACCGTACCGCGTGCGGCCTGAATGAGCTGTTCCGTTTCTATAAATACAGTCCGGGACAGCGTTTCAAGATGCACAAGGACGGCAGTTTCGTGCGTAACCGTTTCGAAGCCAGCCAGTATACCTTCCTGATTTACCTCAATGAAGGTTATACCGGTGGCAGCACTATTTTCAAAACAGGAGAGGAGGTGCTGCCGGAAACAGGGATGGCGCTTGTTTTTTATCATCCGTTGCTACATGAAGGCACGCTGCTGACAGCAGGTACCAAGTATGTGCTTCGGTCGGACATTATGTATAAATAGAAGGAATCATGCCTGCCACATACGTTATTGGCGATATTCACGGCGCCCTGAAAGCACTGAAACAGCTGCTGGAAAGGATAGGGCCGGAAAAGGACGACCGGTTTGTTTTTCTGGGGGATTATGTAGATGGCTGGTCTGAGTCTGCTGAACTGATACAGTTCCTGATGGAGCTGTCTGCGCAGTATACCTGCATATTCATTAAAGGCAACCACGATGCCTGGTGCGAGATGTGGCTGGCAGGCGAACAGCCGGTGGCCAGTTGGCTGCAACATGGCGGCAGGGCCACCGTGGCCAGTTATAATAAGCTGTCGGAAAAGGATAAGCTGCATCACCTGGCTTTCTTTAACCGGATGCTGAATTTTTATGAGGAGAATGACCGGCTGTTTATTCATGCAGGCTATGCTTCCATGCATGGCCCGGCGTATGAACGTTTCGAAGGCATGTGCTACTGGGACCGCACACTGTGGGAACTGGCTTTGTCCATGGATAAAAAGCTGAAAAAAGATGCCGTTAATTATCCCAAACGGTTACTGCTATACGATGAAATATATATCGGTCACACCCCTACGCTGAATTATGATGAGGAAATGCCCATGCACCGGGTGAACGTATACAACGTGGATACCGGGGCAGCCTTTACCGGCAGACTTTCAGCGATGAACATCGATACGAAGGAAGTATGGCAAAGCGATCCTGCTTACTTGTTATATCCTACCGAAAAAGGCCGGAACCCATGATGGTCCCGGCCCCACTTAAACCCTAAACTGAACCACTAGTATTCCGAAATAGGATAGCTGTTACAATGCCCGTCGCCATAGTTAGTGCGGCTGAATGCGCCCTGCGGTGTTTTGTTGAGCGTGATGCGGGATACCGGCAGGTATTGGGTTTCGCCGTAGCAAGACCATTTCAGCACCAGTGGGTTGGTGGCATTCACATCTGCAGATATCGGATATCCGTTGAGGTTACTTAACACCTTTAATCCAATATAATCCAGCTCATTGACGGCCGCTTCCACTTTCACCAGTGCTTTGCCATAGGCGTCCAGTTTGCTGGTTTTATCATTGCCTTCCGGGATAGTTGGATTAGGTGTTTCCCTTTTTTTACAGGAGAACAGCAGGCATAGCATTAACAGATAAAAAATTGTCCTTTGCATATTGGGGTGGTGTTATGACAGCAAAGGTAGAAAAGGAAGGCGGCAGGGTATCGGTAGTACTATCGGAAGAAAAAAATCAGGGAAAACACGTAGAAATGATTTGGGGATTTTCTGATTCAGTTCACTGAATCAAAAAATCCCCAAACAAGATAGTTTTTAATTACTGTACAACTTCCTGCATGCCTTGCATGCCACCGGCCATGTTCTTGCGTTTGAACAGCGTCATGTCCACTTTACCGAAGCGGTAAGCGAAGTTGAGGCGGATCATCTGCGGGTCACGAAGACGGTTGTAGTATTGTGTAAAGTAGATGCTTTCAGAATACTGGTCCATTTTACGGCTTCTGAAGATATCGCTGAAGCTCAGTGTCACGGAAGCGGCATTGTTTTTCAGGAAGCTCTTCTTGATGGCGGCATCCACGGCATAGAAAGAGGCAATGTAACCCTGTGAAGCGTTCTGAGACTGTTGCATGGAAGGACCGTCCTGTCTGCCTTTGTTGTCGTTAACAGGCAGGTTGGATTTGGACTGGTACAAGCCGGTCAGCTGTACTTCAAAATTGAGCGGCAGCTTGAAGGTGTTGTTCAGTTTGCCGAACCAGGCCCACCGCGCGTCTTGTGAAGGTTGTCCGGTATTGTCGGTATTGATTTTTGAATTATAGATGTTCACGTTGGCTGACAATGACCACCATTTGTTGATAGTGTTCATCGAGGTCAGTTCAGCACCCATGGCGTAGCTGGAATTGGCGTTGATGTAGGTGTTCACCAGCAGTTCGGCGCCGTTGGCCGGGTCGGTTTCCTTGGTGAGGAAGCGGGTGATCAGGCCGTTGGTATGTTTGTAGTACACGGTACCCATGAAGGTGTTATTACCTTTGAATGTTTTGAGGTAAGACATTTCCACGGAGTTGGTGAACTCAGGTATCAGACCGGGATTACCTTTGGTGATGTTCAGTTTATCGGTAGAATCGGTAAACGGAATCAGCTGGAAGAAATTCGGTCTGTTGATCCGGCGGGTATAGCTTACCTGCAGTTCCTGGTCATGTTTCAGCTTCTGGCTGAGGAAGATGGAGGGGAACAGGCTTACCGGATAATTGTTTTTGAACGTTTGTTTTACGTTGATCAGTTCACCGTTGTAGTCAGAGCTTTCTGCCCGCAGTCCCGCTTTATAGCTGAAGTTTTTGATGGTGTGGGAAACGCTGACATAAGCTGCATATACGTTGTCGGTGTTTTTGAAATTGTTGGACGCGCCCGGGATCAGTTTATAGTCGTTGGACGGATGATCGAACATGTAGTTGTTGAAGTTCGTCTCAGTGCGGCGGCTGGACATACGCAGGCCTGTTTCCAGTTTCAGCGTTTTGGTGAAAGGTCTTACGTAGTCAGTCTGTACCGTGATGAAAGAGATTTTACCGTTACCGAGTATACGTTGCATATCGGTGCGGTTGATAGCGCTGCCTTCGCCGTTGGCGTAGTAGTCAGTGACGTAGTCAGCGTTGTTTTTGCTTTTACCGCCGAAGTAGTTTGCGTCTACGGTCAGCTCTTCACCTTCGCGGGGGAACAGGTGTTTCATGCCCAGTACCAGCCCGTTAGCGTCGAACGCCATTTTAGAGTGGGAGTTACGTTCGCTGAACATATTCGTAATATCTTTTCCTCTGATAGTATCGGTGTTGATGGCGATGCTTTCTTCCGGTTTGAACTCACCATGTACTTTGATACCAGAGATGGAGAAGGTTGTGCGATTGGTGGCGAACCAGTCCACGCCTACTTTTCCGAATGCAAAGCCACCGTTTTGGCGGTTGGAGTTGTTTTGGAGAATGTGGGTGTTGGGATCGTCGCCAAAGTTGAGGCGGTCCGTGTTGCCGGTGGTGCGGCTTTTCATCTGGTTGCCCATAGCGCTGGCAGAGAAGTTGATTTTACCCTGGCGAGCGTTGAAGTCGGCGCCTGCATTCAGTGCGCCGCGTTTGTCCACACCGGCGCGGAGGTTACCGTTGTAGCCGGTTTTACGGTTTTTCTTCAGCACAATATTGAGGATGCCTGCGTTACCGCCGGATGCATCGTATTTGGCAGAAGGGTTGGTGATCACTTCCACGCTTTCGATCGCGTCTGCAGGGATCTGTTCCAGCGTGAGGGTGGTGGGGCGTCCATCGATGAATAGCTGCGGAGAGCTGTTACGCAGGGTAACATTACCGTCTATGTCTACGTTGACAGAAGGTACGTTTTTCATCACGTCGAGGGCGGTACCGCCTGTGCTCGTGATATTTTTCTCCACGTTGAACACCTTTTTGTCGCCGTCCAGCTGCATGATCGGTTTAGTACCGGTTACGGTCACACCTTGCAGCTGTGTGGTGCTGGAGGCCAGTTTGATGTTACCGAGGTCTTTATCGATCGGAGGGAATACGACAGGCTGGGTATAGGTTTTGTAACCGGTACCGGAAACCTGCATTTTGAGAGGTCCTCTGAGCGGCAGTTCGTCGAGGGCGAACTCACCATTGGCCTGGGAGAGCACGCCTTTTACGAGCACGTCTTTCATCTTTTTGGTAGCAGAGTCCATACGGCCCTGCAGAATGATAACGGAGGCATAGCCAACGGGCTTTCCTTCGGCGTCAATTAGTTTACCATATATATGTCCGATATTGCCCGGACCACCTTTACCTGCCATGCCACCTGGAGGCATTTTTCCACCCGGGGCCTGGGCGTGTGCTTGAGTCAGGAAAAGCACGAACATGAAAAACAAGTAGATTTTTCGCATTTTATATAGAATTCTGAGTGTACAAAAGTAGGCTTGCCAAATCGATTTTTCCGGCAAATGAGATGAGTGGTCGAAATTTTGATACAAAACCCGGTTTATCAGGGTTGATTTTTTCCGGCGATGGCATAAAGGGCATCCCGGTAGGTATCGCCAACGGGCAGCTCGATGTCCTGTAAAAACACGCTGTTTTTCCGAATGGCCGTGATAGCGGCCACAGAAATAATGTACGATTTGTGGATACGGATGAACCGGGCCGGCGGCAGCTGCTCTTCCAGGCTCTTGATGCTCATACGCGTGATCACTGGTTTGTTGGTGCTTTTCAGGTGGATTTTTACATAATCCTTCAATCCTTCGATCCAGACAATGTCAGAGAAGACAATTTTAAACAGGCTGTAATCCACATTGACAAAGAAAAAATCGCTTTGGTCGCGGGCGGCTTTGCCGGCGCTTCTGAGCTGATGCAGTTCGTTGGCCTTGTTGCAGGCTTTGACAAAACGTTCCAGCGACACCGGTTTTACCAGGTAGTCGGTCACGTCGAGGTTGAACCCTTCCAGGGCATATTTCTCATAAGCAGTGATCAGTATTACGAGCGGTTTGCTGGCCATGGACTGCAGGAATTGCAGGCCGGTAAGGCCCGGCATCTGGATATCGAGGAAGATCAGGTCGACCTGTTGCGTCCGCAGCACTTCCATGGCTTCAAAAGCGTTGTTACATTTAGCTACCAGTTGCAGATACGGCACCATACTGATGTTGTCTTCCAGCAAATCGAGCGCCAGCGGTTCGTCGTCAATGGCTATACATCTCATGGTGTATTGTTGATTTTGGCATTTAATGCAGGTCCAGCTGCAATGTTACGTAAAACCAGTCATCTTTGGAATTGATCTGCAATACGTAATTGTTTCCATAGAGCAGGTTGAGCCTGCGCTTTACGTTGGCCAGCCCTATCCCGCTGGTTTTATCTTTTACCTCTTCGGAAGCGTTGTTGTATTTATTCCGGACCGCAAAAAACAGCTTGTCGGCCGTGGTAAACAGGTTGATATCTATCTGTGCATGCATAATGAAGCCGGTACCATGTTTGAAGGCATTTTCCACAAAAGGTATCAGCAACATCGGTTCTATTTCATAGTGACTGTTGGGCACGTTCATTTCCACATTGATCTCCACATTTTTGCCAAAACGCTGCCGTTGCAGGTCGATGTAACTTTGCAGATACTCTACTTCGCGCTGGAGAGGCATTTTCTCTTCATCGGCTTCGTAGAGCATATAGCGCATCAGGGAGGATAATTTGATGAGGGAAGGCTCCAGCAGGTCGGATTTTTTACGTGCCAGCGACACCATATTATTCAGCACATTGAACATGAAGTGGGGACTTACCTGCGAGCGCAACAACGACAGCTCCGTTTTGAGGTTCTCGTTTTCACGGGCGCTGACTTTTCGCTCCATCAGTATCCGTTCGCGCACCATCTGAAACGCTGTGCTGGCGGACAAGATAAACAGGAAGGCAAAAACGGTGAAAAGGGTCAGGGGCTTGAGGTCTACCACGGCTTTTCCCAGGAAGAACCGTTCGAAGAAAAACCGCATGGCACAAAAAAACATAAAAACCAGGAGCAGCACACTGGTATATTCCATGGTCCGCTTTTGCTGTACCAGCTTGGGAATCAGGTAAAAGGCATTGGTATAAAAGAAGATGATCTGCGTAATATAAAATACCAGCAGGAAATAAAACCAGGAAGCCCGTTCTGCCATTTCCGCGGGAGA
This window contains:
- a CDS encoding urease accessory protein UreD yields the protein MNKLSLISGYKNGRSWLKDSYCTRPFKLANVGIYRQDPALYLMVMSSSPGILDGDHYDIDIRTEPHSKLQLQSQSYQRLFNMKTGAQQQQRIHMEAQSIFSYVQHPVVPHENAVFKSHTVAHMEDDCQFTFGEIITCGRKHSGEVFRFSKLHNITEIYHRGKLILKDNLLLQPQLLPMQAIGQMEGYTHQATLLHINTGAADMETPLTALRQMLEEEQGITGGVSLPDARCLVVRILGNGGEQLYNCLRKMQQYFWQHAGDKIVNETLKTAIA
- the ureG gene encoding urease accessory protein UreG — translated: MSDRKYVKIGVAGPVGSGKTALIERLSRALMNTYDMGVITNDIYTKEDAEFLTKNSLLPKERIIGVETGGCPHTAIREDASMNLEAVDEMAARFPDIELILIESGGDNLSATFSPDLADVTIFVIDVAEGDKIPRKGGPGITRSDLLVINKIDLAPYVHADLGVMERDARKMRAGKPFVFTNLMSLQGLDTVIGWIKKYALLEEAEEPALVR
- a CDS encoding 2OG-Fe(II) oxygenase, whose amino-acid sequence is MEKHSYTPEIFTLKNFLSAAECRGLIDRSEAMGYEEATVDVGGGQQRMIKGVRNNERVLYKDAAYATFIWERLRSYAPEGTDNRTACGLNELFRFYKYSPGQRFKMHKDGSFVRNRFEASQYTFLIYLNEGYTGGSTIFKTGEEVLPETGMALVFYHPLLHEGTLLTAGTKYVLRSDIMYK
- a CDS encoding DUF4291 domain-containing protein, which codes for MKLKTVSWKKLQETLPSSGKQLIAQQTADTLVVYQAFQPAIANYAVAHQAFGGNAYSYDRMSWIKPNFLWMMYRCGWAAKEGQERVLAVHLPKIFFEEILSKAVPSSYKPWLFPEMDAWQSALKTSDVRLQWDPDHDPNGNKLERRAIQLGLRGGTLKEFGQRQIVAIEDITDFVKEQHLVLQRNPDALEVPEESLYTLEDAVIRSIIDLH
- a CDS encoding NUDIX hydrolase is translated as MAKLFHEYKNPSLAVDLVIFGYHDNTLSVLLLNRKEEPFKDCWTLPGGFLQMEETFLDTCYRILKTKTGMDDVFLEQLYSFDNPGRDPRGRVIAVGYYALINPARFNIIAGSMANDVKWFDVHKMPKLGFDHHDIFQLALQRLKSKILYDPVGFELLDELFTITELHELYECILETTIDRRNFRRKILDAEYVINTGTKREGLQNRHPELYKFNKKLKKNSFQINVNVS
- a CDS encoding metallophosphoesterase family protein; the protein is MPATYVIGDIHGALKALKQLLERIGPEKDDRFVFLGDYVDGWSESAELIQFLMELSAQYTCIFIKGNHDAWCEMWLAGEQPVASWLQHGGRATVASYNKLSEKDKLHHLAFFNRMLNFYEENDRLFIHAGYASMHGPAYERFEGMCYWDRTLWELALSMDKKLKKDAVNYPKRLLLYDEIYIGHTPTLNYDEEMPMHRVNVYNVDTGAAFTGRLSAMNIDTKEVWQSDPAYLLYPTEKGRNP
- a CDS encoding TonB-dependent receptor — encoded protein: MKKVFLAIGLLAAWQQLLAQQPADSAHTQLKQIVVSAPRIEKAMMHVDLKKIPVNTAQDLLRKVPGLFISQHAGGGKAEQIFLRGFDCDHGTDVNISADGIPVNIVSHAHGQGYSDLHFLIPETVESIDFGKGAYYPEKGDFNTAGYVNFATYDHLENSLIKAEGGSFNTMRLAGVFNLLADKSAAKRNAYIATEYNYTNGPFDVQQQFSRFNLFGKYNQWLNDKDYISFQASTFTSGWNASGQIPERAVAEGLISRWGSVDPTEGGNTSRTNVALTYKHQASADESWQSFFFYSHYQFNLYSNFTFFLKDPVYGDEIQQKDDRSIYGFEQQYTHDYTIGNSRLTWQSGAGLRLDDIRDLELNHVYRRDTLLNRLAWGSGRETNLHAYTGLTWHTGHWRINPAVRLDHFIFNYQDKLKPADGGPGVTATRVSPKLNFSYSTGSMAQWYLKTGMGFHSNDMRVVMQQNGKDILPFSAGADLGVVLKPVPNLLIQPALWYLYLQQEFVYVGDEAVVEPSGKTRRLGVDVSVRYQPVKWLYLDADVNYANAREIGQPKGENYIPLAPVLTSTGGIGVNLPMGFSANLRYRYMKDRPANEANSLVARGYFVNDLMLAYTHRQFQFTVQAQNLFNVNWNEAQFETETRLQHESDPVTDMCFTPGTPFYLKAGFAVRF
- a CDS encoding urea transporter, coding for MTQRKPIALPCLRGIGQIMLQNNAWTGTLFLAGIFYDSMLMGFAAVVAVVTGTLTARLLRYDEADIEAGLYGFSATLVGVALTFYFNPVPLVWAAVVLGSVAATWLQHQFIRRGWPGFTFPFILVTWILLYLFHHVYQPGAAASVAGAMPVSDDFTTATNGFGEVIFQGSVIAGIIFFVAVFISSPTAGLYGVCASLLGAFISLEFAEPATDIHMGLFSFNAVLCAITFAGNKPRDGIWVLFSVVLSVLLDVGMLQQHMAVLTFPFVAACWITLGMQHLLQKMGIKIKD